The following DNA comes from Anopheles coustani chromosome 2, idAnoCousDA_361_x.2, whole genome shotgun sequence.
GCAGACCCTGCTGGAAACCAACGATCTCTACCAcaacgagcagcagcagctccagaGCAAGTACGATAAGTACGATAAGCTCAACGGAAAGTACAATCCCAAGCTGAAGAAGTACAAGGCCTACGAGAAGGTTAAATACATGCCGTACATTGTGGTGAGTGTTTTCGacagcaaacaacaaaacaccctCACTCAACCCCCTCGTTTACGTTACTTTTCCTATGAAGGAAGTTTTGTTAATTGAATGATTTCTTCCACCCCGCCTTCGGGGGTTCGTGTCTTGTGGTTACGCTCGAATTTTTTGTCACCGCAAATCGATTCCGTGCGCACCGAACAGTTACCGTGACactattaattttcttttcctattgATAACCGTTCGTGATTAACGTTTTCACTCGTTTCTAATTGAAATTATTACTATCCGGCGAAATATATGTACCTGCGTCGATGGTTTGTTCCTTTctatttttcctcttcgcAGCCTTGCGAGCTTTCGGAACACGGTGTTCGGTTCCACCTGAACCTGCTATCATATTCTATGTGATATGTTTTGCATACCGAGTGGAGAAAGGGTCGAGAGAAAGGTTCGCTATTATGTTCACCACCTATTAtgattttctagttttttcttcctattttccattcctcctaaatctgttttgtttcgacTCCTTTTTTCACCGTCTGAATGTAACCGATCCCTGTGCCGATTGCCACTCCTCGAATAAATTAGGCGGAAGCGAGGTTAAATGTAAGGGAGGGTAAggaaaaagtgggaaaagcaCGCGCGACTTGTGTCACACTATCTCCGCGAGAGTTTGGCTAGTCCAGCGCTTCATGCTCCAGATGTCTGGGCTTATGCGCGTATGTAGTGCTTATGTCATCAGGTAGCAAGTGGCTGGCGCTCTCTACGTGGAGTATGACTTCCTCGACGACCCTTGAACATGATGATATGATAGAGAGGGATGCAGAAGGAGAGTGGTATGACGATAGGACACTCACCTCCTAAGTCCCCATAACATACTTCCAAGCGACGGATAGACGTGGAAACACAAGTGCCTAATAATGGGGCGCTTCCTTGGGCTggtgtgttttaatttttctcccttttttccccctttgcaACCCCTTAAGCCAGCCGGATAATCACCTTGCACGCAAGAAAAGTACAGTCTCGGCCTGTTTTTCTTGCGATCACGTCTGGCACTGGCCACTTGCTTTCTTTCAAGCCTGTCGCCCTACCGGATGCTGTGTCGTGCTTTCGCTAATGAATGACCCGATAATGAATCTCGGAGCACCTTTTGAGGTTAGAATTGGGGAGCCTGCCCTTTCATCTTTCcctggcgtttttttttttcggcaggGCAAATTACACGAACACTACCCTCGATTGCCGCTAATTAACCTCCCTTTGATAGGGCTCCGATCGAAGGTTACGATTAGAGTTTCGACTTGCGGCGGTAGCCTTACGGAGGCGCGCCAAAGAAAACGTGAACCCCGATCGAACGACGCTTGCGATCGATCGACCAGTGGCCAGATCGAATCGGGAACTTCGATCGGGGAGTTcagattcaaatcaaattgcaATTACGTAACACGGCGTGGACACGGTCGGCTATCTGGTTACATCTTGCCTGGGCCCGATGTCGGCACCTTATCTCGTGCCAGCGCCAGCGGAGGAGAAAGACTCGCCCGAATTGCGCCAGCAAGGTACTTCAATCCGGACTAGAATCACGTGGAGAAAGAGAAGGCTTAGGGCCAATAGAGCCAGCGTCGGCACGCGCCAGATTCGACAGTGTTCAAGTGTGCGCCCATGTACGTGGTTTTCGGAATGCTTCGAAATTATCTTCCAACTACCCTCAATCCAGCAAGAGTAAGAGTTTTCGTTTTTGAGAATTGGACAATTTCTAAATGCGATGAAATTACTAACAAAATTACGGGTTAGTAAAAATTCACTGTGATTGCATCTCAGGATAATTTATTACAGATTTAAATTTCCAAGAAAATTTCTAAAAGATAAATATGCCTATTCATTTAATGTAGCCATTgagtttttttacattttagaagtaatttaaaaaattaaaattataccTTAAGTATGGTATgagaaaaattgcattttccgtGATTGGTTTTCTTGGGAAATGATCGTTGTGACCCTCGGCTActttcaattttcataaatgtaatatcttttaaatttttgtttgccatcgaATTTTCTTAAATTGACGTAATATTATCGTTCAAACTgacaattaatttaaataattgtccACTTCATGAGAAAATTAActgatcaaataaaaaagataaaacaagaaacatttaaaattttactccACGTtgttattttccactttcactGCAGTCATTTAAGGGAACATAAAAACCCATTGATGCATCTTCCCTTTTGcctatttttaattttgcccATGTAACTATGGTAATGACAGGACCGCTCAAGCGTAATGAGCACAATTTAACCTCATTAGGCCAATTATGATTCATTAATTTACCCGAATATTCCTGTTGTCAAAATTCATTCCCATGCCACCATCGGTTGGTGACATTTTCTTGCCCATCGATCAGTTAAAAAACTTGAAAACGGCCCACAGAGTCTGCCAGTTAACGATAacgagggaggaaaaagagaaaaattataGTCCAGAGTGGAGAAATTTGCTGGCTCCCTCGGGTCATTGCTACGCAATTAAACGCACCTTCATTTATGAATTCTCTTCACTGTCCCTTTTGACGGCGTCGGTCGTATAAGATCACCGCACGGGGACAAATTTTTTCGCATCTCTCCGAGATGAGATAATCACGAGTAAGTGAGAAAGGTGCCAAAATGCGAAAAACTGACCCTCTTTAGGGTGCACATGACGTAACTGACATTAACGGAATGTCGCCACGTAAAAGGGGCTTCCAACCGTGTAAAAGAAAGCACAAGCATAATTCCGAGGAAAAGCCTTTTAGCATAAAACTCGCCTATACACGTGTTTCTGGGCGCTATTTTCTGAGCCAACGAAAAGTTGATGTATGTTAAAGCTTTTGGTAATTgtcttttgtgttttcttctattttcagTATTACGATCCTACCAGGCAGCAGTTTTTCTACACCAGTGTTCCTTCGAAGATGGTTTTAAATAATAGTCTGTAATATAAGAGACTACATCACagtcaaaacaaatatgtgtGAGTGAAAATACCAGAGACGTTGAAAGAAATTATCCTTAGCATGAAGAAATCATTCAGAGTTTTCATAAACAAACATCTTACAAGTGCAAAGTCTAAAACTTTCGAACATAAGTATTCCTGTGCTTAAAAAACTACAAGCTGTTTCAAATTTCAATCCACTTTTCTAAAATATCTTCTTCACAAAATCGAACCACTTAGCTAAGGGAGGTCAGAAGTTTTCCCAAAACATACTTAATGTAGACATTCACACCTTGCATTTACGCAAAATATaaagagaacgtaaaaaatgaaaaagaaaggatAAGTGTAACAACTCTATTACGACAAGTATCAGATTGAATTGTACAACTAGACAAAACCAGTctttgcaaatatttgataagaGCTCGTAGAAGAagtgagcaaaacaaaatacgatgaaaactgtaaataaataacatcgACAATTTAGTGATAAATTACAGTGACTAATTGGTGCCACTAAAATCCGAAAAGGCCTTTTAAGGAATAACACTCCTCTTTCATCTTGGGGTAAGTACGAACAGTCATtctatttgattattttccttcgttttggcCAGAACAACTCCGCTCGACTGAAGCATATCAAACATGGTGGTGCTTAGGGTCTTTTTCGTAGGCTCAAGCGCGCATCAGAACAGGTGCCATTAAGGCTTCGTCAATGACGAAAGGGAAAGGAGAACTTAAAGCGACGTAGGAGGCCCGCTCGCAGCACATTCTAAAGCGCCATCTCGTGAAGCCTTTCGTTGATAGAGCGTCGGAATGCAAAACACGCTTCTTCGCTTCAAAGTGAACGGGCTGCCGTTCCGCTTTTTCGTTCTTGGATGCTGCTCTACATTCACTTTACCGGTGAAGATGATATGCACATTACCGAGTCTGTGCTCCGTGAGGCGCACGTGTCACAAGTGGCTGGGggagattgtttttttatgctgtTGTTTTGAGAGTTAATCCACCGACTCGTTGAAGAAGGTGAAGGAATGCTTGGCTGTTATTATTGCGCTTCTGTATTTGGAAGAATGGAAAGGAACTTAATAGGCACGTTGCGAATGCAGATCCATGCCGAATGAGATCACATGTCAGTGCGTCAGACGTTCCACATCTCATGTGCCTATTTCTTGAGGTTATATGCACGTCTAAGAGTTTGATTAAGGACATCCTTGTGTTAAGATTCGAAAGTAATCTGCTGCGACAGCAAATAGAGCGATCAAAAGTTTATCTTCAGTTGCTTCTTTGACATATTCTAATGCCGAAGATATGATCTTGCCTCGACCGCTCCGTAAAGACGACACCACTGCGACCACTCGACCTTGGCCCGGCTGACCGGAACGAAAGTGCGAAAgggaaatcaaacaaaacgtcCAACTGCTTATCTTAATTGGAACGCCTCGAAGGCTTATGCCGGACGTCCTCGGACGACGTTTCACGACTACCGGAGCGCAGTTCGATCGTTTTATAGAGCGACCTTTTCCACGACCGTGCGCGCGCTGTTTTACTGGCGAAACCGGCAAATTTGACATTTTCCCCCCACACGCCCGTCGCCGCGCCGACCGGACTAGAAAGATCGCACGCTTGAACTTTAAGCGATCGAACCAGGAGAAAAAGGCGACATCTCGCAACTCCGGACGTAACTGGAGCACTGGGTCGATGCATCGCGCTGGACGCGCGAAAGGACGAAGATCGCCCGGTTTCCACCGTCGGCCATCGAGAATTTCTCCACATTCCTGCTACCTCCCGCTTCTCCGGAAGCGGCCTCGAACGGGAGGACCTAAAGATCGCAGGCGTTCACCAGATATCCTTCGCTGCGGAGGAAACGCCATCGCGACCACTAAATGCCATCTTCAAGGTGCACCAGGTGTACACGAGCCTTTTTAGCGTGTCCTCTCTCTCCATGTCGCTCTTCCAACCCTGCGACCCTGCGAGTGAAATTTGACGCAACCGTGCAAGCGTTAACGGGACGGGAGGCAGTTCTTCATAAGGGCAAAGGAACTTGAGCCATTCCGAAGCCATCACGCATGTACTTGCAGCGTCTGCTCGGTGCAACAGTAGTTGCAACTTGTTGCCATTTATCATCGCGACAGCAAACCGGTGGAGCGCATGAACATGAACTTTATCGCCAGCTTACGCCGCGATATCCTACCAGATTCCTCTGCTCCACCTCTGCTTCCTTCGCCCACGAACGATTTTTTATCTCCGCGAAAAAAAGTAGCTGACAGCTCGAACTTTGCTCGGCACACGGTCAGATTTTCTACCCTGCGTGATATGCTTACTTATCGAAACGATCGTCCCAAACCCATCGTCGTGCGACGTGCATCTTTCGTGCCATCAGACCTGCTGGCAACGGTTTGGGagctttttctttcgcttcgccGTTAAGGTAGGTCTTTGACAGGGGGgggttgtttaatttttttaattttcggtCGTCGTTCGTGTTTTTTCTCGACGTGCGCGTGGTTAACCTTTTCGGCGCATCCTTGGGCGTTTCTTGGTTGGCCCCGAGCGATGTACGTACGTGTTTTTCGGGGCGTTTACCGTTTTTGGCACCAATTTTGCCGTAAAAGGTTTTGTCTGGATCGTGCGGGGAGCATTAAATGGTTTTGGTATTTAACTCTACCGATATGAGGCGCCGTTTTAGATAATTTTACTGAGGCCAGAGCGAATGCTTTTCGATAAGATCCAAACTAAAATAAACGACTTCTACAATGAGACCCTGTTCAATTTATACTGAAAACTGAAAGGTTATCAAACGCCAATATTAAAAGGCAAGGCTTACAGGTAAAAGTGCTTTAAGAAAATGTAACAACATGTATTAGaactttgtctatttttttttaaggattTTATATGAGGAATATGGAACTACATTAATCCAGACATATTAAATTCAGACACaagaatcgctttaaaattgggttttctttcatttcttgAACCTTTAGGTaatcaatttctttttcttttaattcaaGGATCATAAACAAAAAGCATGTCAGCACCATATGCCCACCGTAAAGTAGTACAAGCGATTTAAATGTGTTGAGCCTCACCATTACCGATGACAAACTCCTTCATTTTCTTGACATGAGCAATACTATAGTCGATTATCGATCGTAGGTGTCCAGTCGCTCCACTCTCGAGCGGCTCTACTACAACTACCCGCTCACCACTGACACTTACTACTACTCAACTCCACTCCGGCCGGCCATAAATCATCCCTAATCACTACAATCAAGAGTGAATCGACACCGGTGAGCCACTCTCCGAGCCCGTACTTCAAATGGATCGCGGGACTCAATCCAAACCGGGACTTATCGATCACCCGGATCGCTGGCGCACGAAAGTGCCTGGAAACATTGTAGCACCCATCTGTGTAAATACCGACACGTGTGGTTACATCCCCTTCTCCACGCTGAGCGCCGACTTTGAAATCGATCGCCATCGATACCGGCAAGCCTTGTTTTCTTGCGAGCCCCACACACACCTCGGGCTGTCTCAAGAAGGCCACGCTGTCCCACGGATCGGAAGCTGCCAGTGGATCAATCAATCGATATGGCACATTGCAGGACTGCTGGGGATCGGTGTGCTGGACAGTCACTCCTTCGCCGCTGCGGATAATGGCGACGGTAGAAAGAATTAGAACGGCCCGTTTGCCTTTTACAGGTGGGCTGGGAAATGGCAAAGAACTTCACTAGCGAATATCAAACCAAAAGCGTATCCACATAAGGATACCGGTCCGGTTCGATTTGGTGCACTGCGAAAACCAAAGGAAGGCAAGAAACATTATGTCAAGCGAACGATCACTTGATCGCTTGATTGTGCGGTCGAATGTTTTGTCGAGGCTCGTGGATGCGTTTCGCTTCCAAAGGTGCCAAGAACGGAACGGATCGCATCAGCACATCGTGGACATCGAGGACCCGACGTCGTGCTGCGATTTGTCCGGTtggaaatgaattttaatttaatcaagCGCCAGCTTAATTGGTCCACGAGCTCGGAGGTGATCCCCCACAAAGGTGAACCAAACGTCCGTCAAACGTCGAACTAATCGAGTAAATTAGGAAGCAATTTATTGCAATATTCCACGCTTGCTCAAGCATACACCGAGAGGGGAATTAATGCACCCCGGGGCAGTTGGACAAATGCGTCACAAACAAGACTTCCTGATTGCGACAACAcgtaaagtaaataaaaaatctgTCCCGTAAAAGTTCGCTCCATCGAAAAGACGATGGCTTCCATAACCTCAAAACTGGTTCCCATCCGGCCAAACAGGATCGCCGAGGAGAACCTGAAAAGTGTACCAACGCTCTTAAATGGCACAACGGCGAAACTGTTGTTGTCGATCGTGAAAAAGGCCAACAAAGATGCGGTTGCGTCCAGGGCGACACCGTGCAGCAAAACAGACCTTAAAAGAAGGCGCGTTCGGCGTTCTTGACCTTTAAACGAAAGCGGTGAGAGGAAGCGGTCTGTGCCTCCGGGAAGGATGACGACGGCCAGGACCGTACCGTACAATGCACTCGGCGGGCAATTTATCGCGCGGACAAACATCCAGAGGTGtgttgtggtttgtttgtggttgAGGCGAAAGGAACGGCCCAGGACCATCATCGTTGCCATTTCACCCCACGCCTGTGCACGCTGGTTTCTTCTCATTGTCCATTTACAAAACCGAGGGcaatttaaatgaattatTCAATCGCTCCTGCTGTTAGTCTAGTTTTTAAacccgaagacaccaaagcggaCGTCCTCGGTTCCTCAATATCCTTGCACTATTCCCGCTGAAGAGGAGGTCTTGCAACATCCCTGCGGATGAGGTGACGCAATGCATGACTGACATTTCATCACAAGGCAAACAACTGTGTTCTGTTTCGAAAGCGATCCATGTCAACGACTGTTAAGAACTTAAAATGGTCGGATAAATAAAAGGATTATGTGCGAAGCTGCGAAGGAACTATAAGAGCATCAattctgttgtttttattaatttcagtAGCATTATACTTTGTGCAATTTAAGAAATtcttccataaaaaaaaaagattgaagaTGTCTCTGGTAACCTCCAcgttaattgttttgtttagtatCCCTCTCGGTAGCATTGAGAAGACTCAATCAAAAGAATGCCCTCGTGTAAACCTACCGACCCCAAAAGAGGCCAATCATGCCTCGtcgttgttttcttccccGGACGGTAGCGCGTTCTGCATTACACAACAACCTTCGAAGTGCATCGCGTGCATCGCACGCTGCAGTGACATGCGTTTCACTCGGTGCAGTAACATCCTTGTCTGACCCTTACTCGATTACCGTCTAGCCGGATCAAACTGTATGCCCCGTCCGTCCCCCATGAGCCCATGGTCAGCTGTGGGTTGTAAACCCATCCACTCGAAGCCTTAAGCAGCCCGATGACGGAATGATTGCAGGCAGCGTCAATCAGAGTGGCCCGGCTATGCAAATTGCATTCGGGtagcgctgctgctgcagtgGCCACAACCAGATGGCTTGGACTATTGCCGTGAAAGAGTTGGTTGTAGTCGAGAGATGCATCAACGATTATGTTCTGCGTTGAAACAACATCCTGAACGATAATAGGGTTTGCCTTGGCGTTAGTGGTACTGCTTTTCTGTCAAATAGTTTGCATATTTTGAAGAAGCTTCCATAACAAATGGTCCTTaaatcacacaaacaaacttgtTCTCGTTGCTCTCGATCTAAAACTTTAAgggagaaattaaaaattcacatTTTTGTTAACCTTCAGGGAGGAATCAAAAAGTATCATTTTTGTTCCGATTctggacaaaataaaaatatattatgcAAAATTTATATTCTCCTtttaaacatgaaataaattgaaaatggaaatgcctctctctctctctctctctctctctttctctaatTTATGTAACCCTGTAAATGGTTTGTCTAGATCAAAAACAACTTCTTCTTCCACCGAACCATTGCATGTTGCGCACGAAAGTAAACCAAACACTGTTCAAGTTCAAGAATTAAGGTCTAGCCCAAGACCACCCCGAAGAACTAGACCGCCCTGTGGGTAGTGAGGCGAATCAACCGCCTTACCCACTTTCTACCGCTGTAACAACTTTAATCGAACGAAACCATTGggtaattattattataaaagCAAACCTCCAATGTTTGCTCATCATCAGTTTGGAAGCTTCTGTTGAAGGTGCAGGTGAATTCTAACCCATCCAAAAATGTTCAAACTACTGCTTCAGCTCGTTGTTCTGGTGGCGTTCGTGCATGGAGCGCCGGCCAAGAGGCAACGCCAGGCATACGAAACGGTAGTCAAACACGAACCGCAAATAGGCGTCGATCAGATGCAGTTCGAACCGGTCGATGCCGGCATGGAGATGGCCAACGAGGAGTTGGGTAAAGACGCACCGGACGATTACTACGCCTACCCGAAGTATCAGTTCGAGTACGGTGTGAAGGATCCAATCACCGGCGATCACAAGAGTCAGTGGGAAATGCGGGATGGTGACATCGTGAAGGGTAAGTTTGGAGTAAGGGCTGCTCAGTGTGGGTGGAATAACACGAAGTTTTTCCTTTACATTCCTTTGCTTACCACAGGAGCTTACACCCTCGACGAACCAGACGGTACGCAGCGCATCGTGGAGTATCGGGCGGACGATAAAAATGGCTTCGTAGCGATCGTGAAGAAAATCGGTAAACCGATTCACCCAGAGGAAGGCCAAAAGATGGAGCGATCTGCAGCGCTAGAACACCACAGTCACAAAGTCGGACAGAGTTACAGCAAGCTGAAGAAGTTTAGCTAAGCTGTCGGAGAGGCAACAAAGCCCCTTAGTGTACATATTCCGCGTCATAATGGTATGAATctgcataaaataaatagctCGCGATCAGCCAAACATCAGACACGCTATTTGTGGGGGTGAATATTGGAGTTGCTATACCGAAACCGTGTTTATTAGAAACGTAGTGTGTGGGTATTGACAAACAATCCCCTGCAGTGACATGCGATTGTGTCCGAAGAGTGGCACGATGCAATGAATTGCTGATGATGTTATGTTCGCTAGCCGTGTCGTATAAAACATAGGTATTACTAACTCCTTTTTATTTCTGAATCAAGCAAACTCCACGTTTTTATAATGACCTGTCAACAggtaataaaattgtaaaaattgtTGCTTTGCAATTATGATGAGTGTTTGGTTTTgatattttgatgttttcctttttaattgttattttaatgtttacaaacagaaaaatcatTATTCATATTCACATACAGAAGTAAGCAAAACAGTAACGACAACCGCTTGGAATTTACCTTTAGTACCGCATTGTAAATGTCTAATGTAAGTGACCAATGGTGCCAACCTTAGCCTCTCGTATCTCAtggctttgaaaaaaaaacgtggaGACACCACTCTCTACAAATTTACTACAAATAGCTGGA
Coding sequences within:
- the LOC131262867 gene encoding adult-specific cuticular protein ACP-20-like produces the protein MFKLLLQLVVLVAFVHGAPAKRQRQAYETVVKHEPQIGVDQMQFEPVDAGMEMANEELGKDAPDDYYAYPKYQFEYGVKDPITGDHKSQWEMRDGDIVKGAYTLDEPDGTQRIVEYRADDKNGFVAIVKKIGKPIHPEEGQKMERSAALEHHSHKVGQSYSKLKKFS